In Lentimicrobiaceae bacterium, one genomic interval encodes:
- the rplP gene encoding 50S ribosomal protein L16: MLQPKRTKYRRQQKGKMKGNAKRGYELAFGTYAIKALDETWITGRQIEAARQAITRYMKREGQLWIRIFPDKPVTKKPAEVRMGKGKGAPELFVACVTPGRILFEIDGVTPEIAKEALRLGAQKLPIAVKYVVRKDYDPNFV, translated from the coding sequence ATGTTACAACCTAAGAGAACAAAATATAGAAGGCAGCAAAAAGGCAAGATGAAAGGTAATGCTAAAAGAGGATACGAATTAGCATTTGGAACATATGCAATAAAGGCTTTAGACGAGACCTGGATTACAGGACGTCAAATTGAAGCTGCTCGTCAGGCAATTACTCGTTATATGAAACGTGAAGGACAGTTATGGATTAGAATATTTCCGGATAAGCCTGTAACTAAAAAACCAGCCGAAGTACGTATGGGTAAAGGTAAAGGTGCACCCGAATTGTTTGTTGCTTGCGTTACTCCAGGTAGAATCTTATTCGAGATAGACGGAGTTACACCGGAAATAGCCAAAGAAGCACTTCGCTTGGGAGCTCAAAAACTACCTATTGCGGTAAAATATGTCGTAAGAAAAGATTAT